From Streptomyces sp. NBC_00370, a single genomic window includes:
- a CDS encoding ribonuclease HII, whose product MPYEPPTHTVERSLRATTDATVIAGVDEVGRGAWAGPVTVCAAVTGLRRPPTGLTDSKLLTPKRRTALAGQLDGWVTAHAIGHASPEEIDDLGMTASLRLAAVRALEALPIRPHAVILDGKHDYLGGPWQVRTVIKGDQSCVSVAAASVLAKVRRDAMMAELAEGSAEYAPYAFADNAGYPSPVHRAALEERGPTEHHRLSWSYLDALPRWRHLKKFRVAAAPETLEDGGQLGFDF is encoded by the coding sequence ATGCCGTACGAACCACCCACCCACACCGTCGAGCGCTCGCTCCGCGCCACCACCGACGCCACCGTGATCGCCGGCGTCGACGAGGTCGGACGCGGAGCGTGGGCCGGTCCCGTGACGGTGTGCGCGGCGGTCACCGGCCTGCGCAGGCCGCCGACCGGACTCACCGACTCCAAGCTGCTCACCCCCAAACGCCGTACGGCGCTGGCCGGTCAGCTCGACGGCTGGGTCACGGCGCACGCCATCGGGCACGCCTCTCCGGAGGAGATCGACGACCTCGGGATGACGGCGTCGCTGCGGCTCGCCGCCGTACGCGCCCTGGAAGCTCTGCCGATACGGCCCCACGCGGTGATCCTCGACGGCAAGCACGACTATCTCGGCGGGCCGTGGCAGGTCCGTACGGTCATCAAGGGCGACCAGTCCTGCGTCTCGGTGGCGGCGGCTTCGGTGCTCGCCAAGGTGCGCAGGGACGCGATGATGGCCGAACTGGCCGAAGGATCGGCCGAGTACGCGCCGTACGCCTTCGCCGACAACGCCGGTTATCCCTCGCCCGTGCACCGGGCGGCGCTGGAGGAGCGGGGGCCGACGGAGCACCACCGGCTCTCGTGGTCCTACCTCGACGCGCTGCCCCGGTGGCGGCATCTCAAGAAGTTCCGGGTGGCCGCCGCACCGGAAACGTTGGAAGACGGGGGCCAACTCGGCTTCGATTTCTGA
- a CDS encoding TetR/AcrR family transcriptional regulator: MESETQGPEQRPPSFIQAARRQQLVDCAVEVIAELGAERASIVRIAQRAGVSRGVVTYHFRDRDDLFDRVVEEVYRIGEAEVGPPVRAAETPRDALLAFVGGSVDFYARHPAHMTALVEIFAADRHSLTRSRDGRAEHHHETADLAAILAEGQRGGQFRSFDIPLMILTLRAVLDAAVRHVTSGGDAGLLSAELRRTCDAATRKETS, from the coding sequence GTGGAGTCGGAAACGCAGGGCCCCGAGCAGCGCCCGCCGTCGTTCATCCAGGCGGCGCGGCGCCAACAGCTCGTCGACTGCGCCGTCGAGGTGATCGCCGAACTGGGCGCCGAGCGCGCGTCGATCGTGCGGATCGCCCAGCGTGCCGGGGTCAGCCGAGGCGTCGTCACGTACCACTTCCGGGACAGGGACGACCTGTTCGACCGGGTGGTCGAGGAGGTCTACCGGATCGGGGAGGCCGAGGTCGGGCCCCCGGTACGGGCAGCGGAGACACCGCGCGACGCCCTGCTGGCTTTCGTCGGCGGCAGCGTCGACTTCTACGCCCGGCACCCGGCCCATATGACCGCGCTGGTCGAGATCTTCGCGGCCGACCGGCACTCGCTCACCCGCTCACGCGACGGCCGCGCCGAACACCACCACGAGACGGCCGACCTGGCCGCGATCCTCGCCGAAGGGCAGCGCGGCGGCCAGTTCCGCTCCTTCGACATCCCTCTCATGATCCTCACCCTCCGCGCCGTCCTGGACGCCGCCGTCCGGCACGTCACCTCCGGCGGCGACGCCGGACTGCTGAGCGCCGAGCTCCGGCGGACCTGCGACGCCGCGACCCGGAAGGAGACCTCATGA
- a CDS encoding RecQ family ATP-dependent DNA helicase gives MSNQELRAEADAILAELVGDPGGTARLREDQWQAVAALVEERRRALVVQRTGWGKSAVYFVATALLRRRGSGPTVIISPLLALMRNQVESAARAGIQARTINSANPEEWDTIYQEVERGETDVLLVSPERLNSVDFRDQVLPRLAATTGLLVVDEAHCISDWGHDFRPDYRRLRAMLAELPAGVPVLATTATANARVTADVAEQLGTGAGEALVLRGPLERESLRLGVVQLPDAAHRLAWLAEHLNDLPGSGIIYTLTVAAAEEATVFLRQRDFQVASYTGKTENADRLQAEVDLQENRVKALVATSALGMGYDKPDLGFVVHLGSPSSPIAYYQQVGRAGRGVAHADVLLLPGREDEAIWRYFADTAFPPEAQVRQTLAALTDAGRPLSVPALEATVDLRRSRLESMLKVLDVDGAVKRVKGGWTATGAEWLYDAERYAWVAKQRAAEQQAMRDYASTAQCRMEFLRQQLDDEGAAPCGRCDNCAGPWADSGVSAEALTGAAKELDRPGTEVEPRRMWPTGMPALGIDLKGRIPVKEQCSTGRALGRLSDIGWGNRLRPLLAENAPDGPVPDDVLQAAVAVLADWARSSGGWAPTVPDASARPVGVVAVPSLGRPQLVGSLAQGIATVGRLPFLGTLTYSGPGGAHVTHRSNSAQRLRALSGAFTVSADLAAALAGAPGPVLLVDDYTDSGWTLAVAARLLRQAGAEGVLPLVLAAAG, from the coding sequence ATGAGTAACCAGGAGCTGCGTGCCGAGGCCGACGCCATCCTTGCCGAGCTGGTCGGTGACCCGGGCGGCACGGCGCGGCTGCGCGAGGACCAGTGGCAGGCGGTGGCCGCCCTGGTGGAGGAGCGCCGGCGCGCGCTGGTGGTGCAGCGCACCGGCTGGGGCAAGTCGGCGGTGTACTTCGTCGCCACCGCCCTGCTGCGCCGGCGCGGCTCGGGTCCCACGGTTATCATCTCGCCGCTGCTGGCCCTGATGCGCAACCAGGTCGAGTCGGCGGCGCGCGCCGGTATCCAGGCGCGCACCATCAACTCGGCCAACCCGGAGGAGTGGGACACCATCTACCAGGAGGTCGAGCGCGGCGAGACCGACGTCCTCCTGGTCAGTCCAGAACGGCTCAACTCGGTGGATTTCCGCGATCAGGTGCTGCCCAGACTCGCGGCGACGACCGGTCTGCTGGTGGTCGACGAGGCGCACTGCATCTCCGACTGGGGCCATGACTTCCGGCCCGACTACCGGCGGTTGCGCGCGATGCTGGCCGAGCTGCCGGCCGGTGTGCCGGTGCTGGCCACCACGGCGACGGCCAACGCGCGGGTGACCGCCGATGTGGCCGAGCAGCTGGGCACCGGCGCCGGTGAGGCCCTGGTGCTGCGCGGTCCGCTGGAGCGGGAGAGCCTGCGGCTCGGCGTGGTCCAGCTGCCGGACGCCGCACACCGGCTGGCCTGGCTCGCCGAGCATCTGAACGACCTGCCGGGCTCCGGGATCATCTACACGCTGACCGTCGCGGCGGCCGAGGAGGCCACGGTCTTCCTGCGCCAGCGCGACTTCCAGGTGGCCTCGTACACCGGGAAGACGGAGAACGCCGACCGGCTGCAGGCCGAGGTCGACCTCCAGGAGAACCGCGTCAAGGCGCTGGTGGCGACATCGGCGCTGGGCATGGGCTACGACAAGCCGGACCTGGGCTTCGTGGTCCACCTCGGTTCGCCGTCCTCGCCGATCGCGTACTACCAGCAGGTGGGACGCGCCGGGCGCGGGGTGGCGCACGCCGATGTACTGCTGCTCCCGGGCCGGGAGGACGAAGCCATCTGGCGCTACTTCGCCGACACCGCCTTCCCGCCAGAGGCGCAGGTCCGGCAGACCCTCGCGGCCCTCACCGACGCGGGGCGGCCGCTGTCCGTGCCGGCGCTCGAAGCCACGGTCGACCTCCGGCGCAGCCGGCTGGAGTCGATGCTGAAGGTGCTGGACGTGGACGGCGCGGTCAAGCGGGTCAAGGGCGGCTGGACGGCCACCGGAGCCGAGTGGCTGTACGACGCCGAGCGCTACGCGTGGGTGGCCAAGCAGCGGGCGGCCGAACAGCAGGCCATGCGCGACTACGCGAGCACGGCGCAGTGCCGGATGGAGTTCCTGCGCCAACAGCTGGACGACGAGGGGGCGGCCCCCTGCGGCCGGTGCGACAACTGTGCGGGTCCCTGGGCCGATTCCGGGGTCTCTGCGGAGGCGCTGACGGGGGCTGCCAAGGAGCTGGACCGGCCGGGGACCGAGGTGGAACCGCGCCGGATGTGGCCGACGGGCATGCCCGCCTTGGGCATTGACCTCAAGGGGCGCATCCCGGTCAAGGAGCAGTGCTCCACCGGCCGTGCGCTGGGCCGGCTCTCGGACATCGGCTGGGGCAACCGGCTGCGCCCGCTGCTCGCCGAGAACGCGCCGGACGGGCCGGTCCCCGACGATGTCCTGCAGGCCGCGGTGGCGGTCCTCGCCGACTGGGCGCGCTCGTCGGGCGGTTGGGCACCGACCGTCCCCGACGCCTCGGCCAGGCCGGTCGGCGTCGTCGCCGTACCGTCCCTGGGCCGTCCGCAGCTGGTCGGCTCGCTCGCCCAGGGCATCGCGACCGTCGGCCGCCTGCCCTTCCTGGGGACGTTGACCTACAGCGGACCGGGCGGCGCGCATGTGACCCACCGCAGCAACTCGGCCCAGCGGCTGCGGGCGCTGTCCGGCGCCTTCACCGTCTCGGCCGACCTGGCCGCGGCCCTGGCCGGCGCGCCCGGGCCTGTCCTGCTCGTGGACGACTACACCGACTCGGGCTGGACCCTCGCGGTCGCCGCCCGGCTGCTGCGCCAGGCAGGCGCCGAAGGTGTGCTGCCCCTGGTGCTCGCCGCCGCGGGGTGA